Proteins from a genomic interval of Benincasa hispida cultivar B227 chromosome 7, ASM972705v1, whole genome shotgun sequence:
- the LOC120082224 gene encoding copper transport protein ATX1-like, protein MSQTTVLKVAMSCQGCVGAVKRVLGKLEGVEAFDIDIDAQKVTVKGNVEREVVFQTVSKTGKKTAYWEEDAPAASAKEATPAAAPAPAEAEAKPAETVAAA, encoded by the exons ATGTCTCAG ACTACTGTCCTCAAGGTTGCTATGTCATGTCAAGGCTGTGTTGGAGCTGTCAAAAGGGTCTTGGGAAAATTGGAAG GAGTTGAGGCGTTTGACATCGACATAGATGCACAGAAGGTGACTGTGAAAGGCAATGTAGAGCGCGAAGTAGTTTTCCAAACTGTTTCGAAAACTGGGAAGAAGACTGCCTACTGGGAAGAGGATGCCCCAGCAGCATCTGCAAAGGAGGCAACCCCAGCAGCGGCACCAGCACCGGCTGAAGCCGAAGCTAAACCTGCCGAGACCGTGGCTGCTGCTTAA